The following are from one region of the Vitis riparia cultivar Riparia Gloire de Montpellier isolate 1030 chromosome 9, EGFV_Vit.rip_1.0, whole genome shotgun sequence genome:
- the LOC117922340 gene encoding protein FAR1-RELATED SEQUENCE 6-like, giving the protein MEEISLSSEQVPSGEGNETEKERDGEKTELVVQNGLTQGRKEFVAPAVGMEFESYDDAYNYYNCYAKEVGFRVRVKNSWFKRNSREKYGAVLCCSSQGFKRIKDVNRLRKETRTGCPAMIRMRLVDSKRWRVLEVTLEHNHLLGAKIYKSMKKMSSGTKRKLQSNSDAEVRTIKLYRALVIDAGGNSSLNSNVKEVRNFSDHPNQLNLKKGDTQAIYNYLCRMQLTNPNFFYLMDLNDEGCLRNVFWIDARSRAACGYFSDVIFFDNTYLSNKYEIPLVALVGVNHHGQSVLLGCGLLAGETSESYVWLFKAWVTCMSGRTPQTIITDRCKALQNAIAEVFPRSHHRFGLSHIMKKVPEKLGGLRNYDAIRKALIKAVYESLKVIEFESAWGFLIQRFAVSDHEWLRSLFEDRARWAPVYLKDTHFAGMSSSQPGETLNPFFDRYVHKQTPLKEFLDKYELALQKKHKEEALADIESRNSGPTLKTRCFFELQLSKVYTREIFKKFQFEVEEMYSCFSTTQLHVDGPIIIFLVKERVLGEGNRREIRDFEVLYNRAAAEVRCICSCFNFYGYLCRHALCVLNFNGVEEIPSKYILSRWKKDYKRLYIPDHVSNNVDGTDRVQWFNQLYRSALQVVEEGAISLDHYKIALQAFDESLNRVHNVEEKPEQLKI; this is encoded by the coding sequence ATGGAAGAAATCTCTCTCAGCAGTGAGCAAGTGCCCAGTGGTGAAGGCAATGAAactgagaaagaaagagatggTGAGAAAACAGAATTAGTTGTTCAAAATGGTTTGACTCAAGGAAGGAAAGAATTTGTTGCACCTGCTGTGGGTATGGAATTTGAATCATATGATGATGCTTACAACTATTATAATTGCTATGCCAAGGAGGTGGGTTTTCGTGTTAGAGTGAAAAATTCATGGTTCAAGAGAAATAGTAGAGAAAAATATGGTGCAGTGCTTTGTTGCAGTAGCCAGggtttcaaaagaattaaagatgTCAATCGCTTACGGAAGGAAACAAGAACTGGTTGTCCTGCAATGATAAGGATGAGGTTAGTTGACTCCAAAAGGTGGAGAGTTCTCGAAGTTACCCTTGAGCACAACCACTTATTAGGTGCAAAAATTTACAAGTCAATGAAGAAGATGAGCAGTGGAACCAAAAGGAAGTTGCAGTCAAATTCGGATGCAGAAGTGCGGACAATCAAGTTGTACCGAGCCCTTGTGATTGATGCAGGAGGTAATTCCAGCTTAAATTCAAATGTGAAAGAAGTCAGAAATTTTTCTGATCATCCCAATCAGTTGAACCTTAAAAAAGGTGATACACAAGCCATTTATAATTATCTCTGCCGTATGCAGTTGACGAATCCAAACTTCTTTTACTTGATGGATCTAAATGATGAGGGGTGTTTGAGGAATGTGTTCTGGATTGATGCTAGGTCTCGTGCTGCATGTGGTTACTTTAGTGATGTGATTTTTTTTGACAACACATATTTGTCAAACAAATATGAGATCCCACTTGTGGCCCTTGTTGGAGTAAATCACCATGGCCAGTCTGTGTTGCTGGGATGTGGTCTACTTGCGGGTGAGACGTCAGAATCTTATGTTTGGCTGTTCAAAGCATGGGTTACATGTATGTCTGGAAGGACTCCACAGACTATTATTACAGACAGATGCAAGGCTTTGCAGAATGCAATTGCAGAGGTGTTTCCAAGATCGCATCATCGTTTTGGTTTGTCACATATCATGAAAAAGGTTCCAGAGAAGTTGGGTGGACTGCGTAACTATGATGCAATTAGAAAAGCACTAATTAAAGCAGTTTATGAAAGTTTAAAAGTGATTGAATTTGAATCAGCATGGGGATTTTTGATTCAGCGCTTTGCAGTTAGTGATCATGAGTGGCTTCGGTCTTTGTTTGAAGATCGAGCTAGATGGGCTCCAGTTTATTTAAAAGACACGCATTTTGCTGGAATGTCTTCTTCACAGCCAGGTGAGACCCTGAATCCCTTTTTTGATAGATATGTGCACAAACAGACTCCTTTGAAAGAATTTCTTGATAAATATGAATTAGCCCTGCAAAAGAAGCACAAGGAAGAAGCACTGGCTGATATTGAGTCGAGAAACTCAGGCCCCACCTTGAAAACTCGATGCTTTTTTGAGTTGCAACTCTCTAAGGTGTACACaagagaaatatttaaaaagttccAATTCGAGGTGGAGGAGATGTATTCTTGTTTTAGTACAACGCAGCTGCATGTTGATGGACCGATAATAATATTTCTGGTCAAGGAGCGCGTTCTAGGTGAGGGGAATAGGAGGGAGATCAGGGATTTTGAAGTTCTGTACAATAGAGCAGCAGCAGAAGTTCGTTGCATTTGCAGTTGCTTTAATTTTTATGGGTATTTGTGTCGGCATGCATTGTGTGTACTTAATTTCAATGGGGTGGAGGAGATACCTTCCAAGTACATTTTGTCACGATGGAAAAAGGATTACAAGCGCTTATATATTCCTGATCATGTTTCCAATAATGTTGATGGCACTGACCGAGTGCAATGGTTTAATCAGTTATATAGAAGTGCCTTGCAAGTTGTGGAGGAAGGGGCAATTTCGCTAGACCATTACAAGATTGCATTGCAAGCATTTGATGAATCGTTGAATAGAGTTCACAATGTCGAAGAAAAGCCTGAACAACTTAAAATATGA